One Gordonia mangrovi genomic region harbors:
- a CDS encoding ferredoxin--NADP reductase, with amino-acid sequence MNSLMVRVAEVVPETADAVSIVFEENELLPAYRPGQYLTLRVPSDLTGSVARCYSLASSPHSGEPARVIVKRTASGYASNWLCDNLAAGAEIEIKPPAGVFTPKSLEHDLLLFAGGSGITPALSIAKSVLLAGTGSIDLFYANRDEASVIAADELKALEQRFPERLSVRHWLESLQGLPHPDVLRRMIDSAPTRQAFVCGPAPFMDAVRSAWTASGRLHSEIHMEVFTSLSGDPFAERVPAPAAAADAETVPTEVELEGEVHTIEWPKGVTLVDHLLSVGIEVPYMCRDGDCGTCIATCTEGSVEMVGNNLLEEEDIANGDVLTCQLMCVGDSPVKVVY; translated from the coding sequence ATGAATTCCCTGATGGTCCGCGTAGCGGAAGTTGTACCCGAAACCGCCGACGCGGTGTCGATAGTCTTCGAGGAGAACGAGCTACTTCCCGCGTACCGCCCTGGCCAATACCTCACGTTGCGAGTGCCCAGCGACCTGACCGGCTCGGTCGCACGCTGCTACTCTCTCGCGAGTTCGCCCCACTCGGGCGAACCCGCACGTGTCATCGTGAAGCGCACGGCATCGGGGTACGCCTCAAATTGGTTGTGCGACAATCTCGCAGCAGGCGCCGAGATCGAGATCAAACCACCGGCAGGGGTGTTCACGCCCAAGTCGCTCGAGCACGACCTGCTGTTGTTTGCCGGCGGCAGCGGCATCACGCCGGCTTTGTCGATCGCCAAATCCGTGCTCCTCGCGGGCACCGGATCGATAGACCTCTTCTACGCCAATCGAGACGAAGCATCGGTGATCGCGGCGGACGAGCTGAAAGCACTCGAGCAGCGATTCCCTGAGCGCTTGTCTGTGCGACATTGGCTGGAATCGCTCCAAGGTTTGCCACACCCTGACGTCCTCCGCCGCATGATCGACTCCGCACCGACTCGACAGGCGTTCGTCTGCGGGCCGGCCCCCTTCATGGATGCAGTGCGGTCCGCGTGGACTGCCTCAGGCCGCTTACACTCGGAGATCCATATGGAGGTCTTCACGTCACTTTCCGGCGACCCCTTCGCTGAACGTGTACCGGCTCCCGCGGCCGCGGCAGATGCCGAGACGGTCCCCACCGAGGTCGAGCTCGAGGGTGAGGTCCACACCATCGAATGGCCGAAGGGCGTCACCTTGGTCGATCATCTGCTCAGCGTCGGCATCGAGGTACCCTACATGTGCCGCGATGGTGATTGTGGAACATGCATCGCCACCTGCACAGAAGGCAGCGTGGAGATGGTGGGCAACAATCTGCTCGAAGAAGAGGACATCGCGAACGGAGACGTCCTGACGTGCCAGTTGATGTGCGTCGGAGACAGCCCGGTGAAGGTTGTGTACTGA
- a CDS encoding acetyl-CoA hydrolase/transferase family protein → MTTRTPSVVSADEALSVVRPGMTVATTSLSAEPVALLEALARRCEQAAPITLVSGMLIKGYQALTPHLGNEIELQTWFMPQTLLGDVGLGPNVDFLPLTWVQTYHYAAAREFDVCLIQVSPADADGNHSVGISSSMTRLLTQMAKVVIAQLNSEMPYTTGDTLIHSSEIDFLVEHASPLHAFPHRTPDDRSATIAGHVADLIPDGATVQAGVGTIPESVLAALAEAGRRDLLLTSIFTDGGRALIEAGCCVDDGPAAIVGEIMGTTDLYRWMDHNPRVSMQHTLNTHSLPALAQRSSLVSINSTLEVDLYGQLNSEVVGTGQAGGIGGSVDFMMGAQLPGHKSVIALPSTTNRGAPKIVPVIDRGLVTVPRSLVQYVVTEFGIADLRGKTARERAREMIAISHPDHREQLLVAAKEL, encoded by the coding sequence ATGACGACACGTACACCGAGCGTGGTCTCGGCCGATGAAGCTCTGTCGGTAGTTCGGCCGGGCATGACGGTGGCGACCACCAGCCTCAGCGCCGAGCCCGTCGCATTGCTCGAAGCGCTGGCCCGCCGATGCGAGCAGGCCGCACCGATCACACTGGTCAGCGGCATGCTGATCAAGGGCTACCAGGCGCTGACTCCCCACCTCGGCAACGAGATCGAACTGCAGACCTGGTTCATGCCGCAGACACTGCTGGGTGACGTCGGTCTGGGCCCGAACGTCGACTTCCTCCCGCTGACGTGGGTGCAGACTTACCACTACGCGGCGGCCCGCGAATTCGATGTGTGCCTGATCCAGGTGTCGCCGGCCGATGCCGACGGCAACCACAGCGTCGGCATCAGCTCCAGCATGACCCGACTCCTCACCCAAATGGCGAAAGTGGTTATTGCGCAACTTAATTCAGAGATGCCCTACACCACCGGCGACACCTTGATCCACTCCTCGGAGATCGACTTCCTGGTCGAGCACGCCTCACCGCTTCACGCGTTCCCACATCGCACACCCGACGATCGCAGTGCCACGATCGCCGGCCATGTCGCCGACCTCATCCCGGACGGCGCGACGGTGCAAGCCGGTGTCGGCACGATCCCCGAATCGGTGCTCGCCGCGCTCGCCGAAGCCGGACGACGCGACCTGTTGCTCACTTCGATCTTCACCGATGGCGGTCGTGCGCTCATCGAAGCCGGATGCTGTGTGGACGACGGGCCCGCCGCCATCGTCGGCGAGATCATGGGCACCACCGACCTCTACCGCTGGATGGACCACAATCCCCGGGTGTCGATGCAGCACACCCTCAACACCCACTCGCTACCTGCGCTCGCGCAACGCTCGTCGCTGGTCTCGATCAACTCGACCCTCGAGGTCGACCTCTACGGCCAACTCAACTCCGAAGTCGTGGGCACCGGACAGGCCGGCGGCATCGGCGGCAGCGTCGATTTCATGATGGGAGCGCAACTGCCCGGTCACAAGAGCGTCATCGCCCTGCCCAGTACCACCAATCGCGGCGCACCCAAGATCGTGCCCGTGATCGACCGGGGCCTGGTCACCGTGCCGCGCAGTCTCGTTCAGTACGTGGTCACCGAGTTCGGGATCGCCGACCTGCGCGGCAAGACAGCGCGCGAACGGGCCCGGGAGATGATCGCCATCAGTCATCCCGATCATCGCGAACAGCTGCTGGTGGCGGCGAAGGAGCTGTAG
- a CDS encoding Rieske 2Fe-2S domain-containing protein, with amino-acid sequence MKPVPNQSPTPTTDITGWFQVLWSEELAVGEVKPMHYFDEELVAWRDNDGVVHIQNAFCQHLGAHLGHGGTVTEDNCIQCPFHGWRWDANGRNKLIPYQANRPNKVRRIETKHVREQNECIFMWNDALGRDPLFDIPDVFDGLFDDEATADQYYRAYPEGTMIRSEVSLHPQWVMENGVDFAHFQYVHKAGSLPELVGRDFRAYDSVFEVSMTFGEGKAPTALTPNGAIKGGTNSRSIGLGIGSALFWGADTMRTIVCVTPVDSTRSTLRSTVWLPKRDLADGPVVPEKLQKRMDMANLQVERDLQIWENQIYLDPPALAAMETAGYRELRQWSKRFYPLDHPEEAQKAAEQATAERETRVLGERETSVLIPT; translated from the coding sequence ATGAAACCGGTTCCGAACCAATCCCCGACGCCCACGACCGACATCACCGGTTGGTTCCAGGTCTTGTGGTCCGAGGAGCTTGCCGTTGGCGAGGTCAAGCCCATGCACTACTTCGACGAAGAACTCGTCGCCTGGCGAGACAACGACGGTGTGGTGCACATCCAGAACGCGTTCTGCCAGCATCTCGGCGCACACCTCGGGCATGGCGGCACGGTCACCGAGGACAACTGCATCCAGTGTCCTTTCCACGGATGGCGCTGGGATGCCAACGGGCGCAACAAGCTTATCCCTTACCAGGCGAACCGCCCCAACAAGGTTCGCCGGATCGAGACGAAACACGTTCGCGAGCAGAACGAGTGCATCTTCATGTGGAACGACGCGCTGGGGCGCGACCCCCTGTTTGATATTCCGGATGTCTTCGACGGACTGTTCGATGACGAAGCCACAGCTGATCAGTACTATCGCGCATACCCCGAAGGCACCATGATCCGTTCGGAGGTCAGCCTGCATCCCCAGTGGGTCATGGAAAATGGCGTCGACTTCGCGCATTTCCAGTACGTGCACAAGGCCGGGAGCCTGCCCGAACTCGTCGGGCGTGACTTCCGGGCCTACGATTCGGTTTTCGAGGTTTCGATGACCTTCGGCGAGGGCAAAGCACCGACTGCCCTGACCCCTAATGGTGCCATCAAGGGGGGCACGAACTCGCGGTCTATCGGACTGGGAATCGGTTCGGCCTTGTTCTGGGGTGCCGACACCATGCGCACGATCGTCTGTGTCACACCGGTTGACTCCACACGTTCGACCCTGCGGTCCACTGTGTGGCTACCGAAGCGTGACCTGGCAGACGGTCCCGTAGTTCCGGAGAAGCTGCAGAAGCGGATGGATATGGCGAACCTGCAGGTGGAACGTGACCTGCAGATCTGGGAGAACCAGATCTATCTCGATCCGCCGGCGCTGGCCGCCATGGAGACTGCCGGGTATCGAGAGCTGCGTCAGTGGTCGAAGCGGTTCTATCCGCTGGATCATCCAGAGGAGGCGCAGAAGGCGGCCGAACAAGCCACCGCCGAACGCGAGACCCGCGTGCTCGGGGAGCGCGAGACAAGTGTCCTGATACCGACCTGA
- a CDS encoding acyl-CoA dehydrogenase family protein has translation MRSGSFPHLETNKDIREAVRALCSKFPAEYWEQHDRDHEYAADFVQAFADAGFLGILIPEEYGGGGGTIAEFCAALEEVAASGGALNACSSVHTPLLAVPAILAFGTEEQRKTLLPEVAAGRLLITFGVTEPDAGTDTTQIGLAATRKGDGWVLNGQKVWNSGAPYAQKVLVLARTATPGPDDRRGDGLTLFVTDLDRPTLDMRTIPKIGRNAFGSSELFFHDHEVSPDDVVGEVGQGFYHLLHSLNAERLYLSSVAMGIGRWCLEAATRYASERVVFGRPIGKNQAVQHPLAADYLQLLAAGQVLQAAVDACTAQGAGSIGTLANSAKYLTTEAAWKTADDAMQTFGGFSFAREYHIGRHWTEVRLQRIAPVNNQMVLNYIAERVLGLEKSY, from the coding sequence ATGCGGTCCGGATCCTTCCCACACCTCGAGACGAACAAGGACATCCGCGAGGCGGTGCGCGCCTTGTGCTCCAAGTTCCCCGCGGAGTACTGGGAACAGCACGACCGCGACCATGAATACGCCGCCGATTTCGTGCAGGCCTTCGCCGACGCCGGATTCCTCGGCATCCTCATCCCCGAGGAGTACGGCGGCGGTGGCGGCACGATCGCCGAGTTCTGCGCGGCGCTCGAGGAAGTCGCAGCAAGCGGCGGCGCCCTCAATGCCTGCTCCAGCGTGCACACACCGCTGCTGGCTGTCCCGGCGATTCTCGCTTTCGGCACCGAGGAGCAGCGCAAGACCTTGCTGCCCGAGGTTGCCGCGGGGCGTCTCCTGATCACCTTCGGCGTCACTGAACCCGACGCCGGCACCGACACCACCCAGATCGGCCTGGCCGCCACCCGCAAGGGTGACGGGTGGGTGCTCAACGGGCAGAAGGTGTGGAACTCCGGTGCACCGTACGCGCAGAAGGTCTTGGTGCTCGCCCGGACCGCCACGCCGGGCCCCGATGATCGGCGCGGCGACGGCCTGACGCTGTTCGTCACCGATCTGGATCGGCCGACCCTCGACATGCGCACGATCCCGAAGATCGGCCGCAACGCCTTCGGGTCGTCCGAACTGTTCTTCCACGACCACGAGGTTTCTCCTGACGATGTGGTCGGCGAGGTCGGTCAAGGCTTCTACCACCTGCTGCACAGCCTCAACGCCGAACGCCTCTACCTGTCGTCGGTCGCGATGGGCATCGGGCGCTGGTGCCTGGAGGCCGCCACCCGCTACGCCTCCGAGCGCGTCGTGTTCGGCCGTCCGATCGGAAAGAACCAGGCGGTGCAGCACCCGCTGGCGGCCGACTATCTCCAGTTGCTGGCCGCCGGACAGGTGTTGCAGGCAGCCGTCGACGCGTGTACCGCACAGGGCGCAGGAAGCATTGGAACGCTGGCGAACTCCGCCAAGTACCTGACCACCGAGGCGGCCTGGAAGACCGCGGACGACGCCATGCAGACCTTCGGCGGGTTCTCGTTCGCCCGCGAGTACCACATCGGCCGGCACTGGACCGAGGTCCGACTCCAGCGGATCGCACCGGTGAACAACCAGATGGTGCTCAACTACATCGCCGAGCGAGTCCTCGGCCTGGAAAAGAGCTACTGA
- a CDS encoding TetR/AcrR family transcriptional regulator, with protein sequence MSSAELSEDTVEVARVGPGRPRDPHVNDRLLEAARNELAERGVAAFSMRRVAERAGVSRPSLLLRWPDADSLIVDALDSLALPDLPNLPGRLEDDLIVLVDLVAEQFGSAMLDLQMRMVTEARAHPGLLERFQERVIKPTAARFDEVLSAAIDRGELSPATDRALLADGIIGVLLIRTSASKDRRPPGPEARRRLVRKIIRSVTTE encoded by the coding sequence ATGAGTAGCGCTGAGCTGTCCGAGGACACCGTCGAGGTAGCGCGTGTCGGGCCGGGGAGGCCGCGGGATCCGCATGTCAATGACCGACTCCTCGAAGCTGCCCGAAATGAACTGGCTGAACGCGGTGTCGCGGCGTTCAGCATGCGCCGGGTCGCCGAGCGCGCAGGTGTGTCACGCCCGAGTCTGCTACTTCGCTGGCCTGATGCGGACAGCTTGATCGTGGACGCGCTCGACAGCTTGGCGCTGCCCGACCTGCCCAATCTCCCGGGACGCCTGGAAGATGACCTCATCGTCCTGGTCGACCTGGTAGCCGAGCAGTTCGGGTCCGCGATGCTCGATCTGCAGATGCGTATGGTCACCGAGGCCCGAGCGCACCCAGGATTGCTGGAACGTTTCCAGGAACGCGTCATCAAGCCCACTGCCGCGCGCTTCGACGAAGTGTTGAGCGCGGCAATCGACCGAGGTGAACTATCACCCGCCACCGACCGGGCCCTGTTGGCAGACGGGATCATCGGAGTTCTGCTGATCCGTACGTCTGCTTCGAAAGACCGGCGCCCGCCGGGTCCCGAGGCGCGCAGACGCCTGGTGCGCAAGATCATTCGATCGGTGACAACCGAGTAG
- a CDS encoding acyclic terpene utilization AtuA family protein has translation MAAEATRGGLRIGNFSGFYGDRHDSISELLDAGVDYLTGDYLAELTMLILRKNQRAGRPAYAAGFVGQLRSVLPRIADDGVKLVCNAGGLDPLGCADAVRELCDELGVNLTVAAITGDDVLGDIPRLVSDDPQSLRNIDTGTDLPVEPDSVLAANAYLGAWPIAAALRGGADIVICPRVTDASLVIGPAAHHFGWKADDFDRLAGALWAGHAIECGGQVTGGNYSFFYEEPAMGIPPMPIAELFDDGTSIITKSKPDAGAMTIDTVKSQLLYEVSGPLYHNPDVIGDLRTVQLEAAGPDAVRIFGATGYAPTDTAKLSVCFDGGYRNSITIGLTGLRVDEKLTWLGAQIDALMPKIDELDSYRWTVIGPKDPEHGTIADATAWLVITARSTNAAAVGRRAFTGAITQLGVSSIPGCYFAGPPQSERSAAVQWPCLIHKHRVEARVHLTADDDGEHVDWPAFTSATKPPALAAEDAASVAQSPTEGLVEIHLSDHFGTRSGDKAGLANIGVWARDAESFEWLRRELTVELFSSLVPETAGMKIDRHVMPGILGINFVVHGWLEDGAASSTNIDNQAKGLGEYLGSRIVVVPARLLGPTGGNANKSIGLDIAQNAAVTG, from the coding sequence TCGGCCGGCATACGCAGCCGGGTTCGTCGGCCAGTTGCGTTCGGTCCTGCCCCGCATCGCCGACGACGGCGTGAAACTGGTGTGCAACGCCGGTGGCCTCGATCCCCTCGGGTGCGCCGACGCGGTGCGCGAACTCTGCGACGAGTTGGGCGTGAACCTGACCGTCGCCGCGATCACCGGCGACGACGTGCTCGGCGATATCCCCCGCCTGGTCTCCGACGACCCGCAATCGCTGCGCAACATCGACACCGGCACCGATCTACCGGTGGAGCCGGACAGCGTGCTGGCCGCCAACGCCTATCTCGGCGCCTGGCCGATCGCCGCCGCCCTTCGCGGCGGTGCCGACATCGTGATCTGCCCGCGCGTCACCGATGCATCATTGGTGATCGGCCCGGCTGCCCATCACTTCGGATGGAAGGCAGACGACTTCGATCGTCTCGCGGGCGCATTGTGGGCCGGGCATGCCATCGAGTGCGGCGGCCAGGTCACCGGTGGCAACTACTCGTTCTTCTATGAGGAACCGGCGATGGGCATCCCGCCCATGCCGATTGCCGAACTCTTCGACGACGGCACCTCAATCATCACGAAGTCGAAGCCCGACGCCGGGGCGATGACCATCGACACGGTGAAATCCCAACTGCTCTACGAGGTTTCGGGACCGCTGTATCACAATCCTGATGTCATCGGCGATCTGCGCACGGTCCAGCTCGAAGCAGCCGGACCGGACGCCGTCCGGATCTTCGGCGCCACCGGGTATGCACCGACGGACACCGCGAAGCTCTCGGTGTGTTTCGACGGCGGGTACCGCAACTCGATCACCATCGGCCTGACGGGTCTGCGCGTCGATGAGAAGTTGACGTGGCTCGGCGCCCAGATCGACGCCCTCATGCCGAAGATCGACGAGCTCGACAGCTACCGCTGGACAGTGATCGGACCGAAAGATCCCGAACACGGAACCATCGCCGATGCCACCGCATGGCTGGTCATCACCGCCCGGTCGACGAATGCCGCAGCGGTCGGTCGTCGTGCGTTCACCGGCGCCATCACCCAACTCGGCGTGTCCAGCATCCCCGGCTGCTACTTCGCCGGGCCGCCCCAATCAGAACGGAGTGCCGCAGTCCAGTGGCCGTGTCTGATCCACAAACACCGAGTCGAGGCCCGCGTCCATCTGACCGCCGATGACGACGGAGAGCACGTCGACTGGCCTGCGTTCACGTCGGCGACCAAGCCTCCTGCCCTGGCCGCCGAAGATGCCGCCTCGGTTGCCCAGAGCCCGACCGAAGGACTCGTCGAGATCCATCTGAGTGACCACTTCGGCACCCGCTCCGGCGACAAGGCCGGCCTGGCGAACATCGGTGTGTGGGCGCGCGATGCCGAGAGCTTCGAGTGGCTGCGCAGGGAGCTGACCGTGGAGCTGTTCTCCTCGCTCGTTCCCGAGACCGCCGGCATGAAGATCGACCGCCACGTGATGCCCGGCATCCTCGGGATCAACTTCGTGGTGCACGGATGGCTCGAAGACGGCGCCGCATCGAGCACCAACATCGACAACCAAGCGAAGGGGCTCGGCGAGTACCTCGGGTCCCGAATCGTCGTGGTTCCCGCTCGCCTACTCGGTCCGACCGGCGGAAACGCAAACAAGTCCATCGGCCTGGACATCGCCCAGAACGCGGCGGTCACCGGCTGA
- a CDS encoding helix-turn-helix transcriptional regulator yields the protein MSNTTTRLLSLLSLLQTQRAWPGSLLASRLSISARTVRRDIDRLREMGYSIHATMGPDGGYRLQAGSELPPLLFEDDQAVAVAVALQTVTTSGVGIEDAAIRALATIRQVMPSRLRHRLDSLDIVSVPSTAGHGQPMTVSAELLISLANTIRVREVLRFDYAPRGEPQPSDIIVPPRRVEPHHIVTAHGKWYLVAWDLERKDWRLFSVDRITPRIPTGPGFTPREVPGGDLNEFVSARFKGSDVNEWPCRGSVILDMPVRSVLPFAGDGSARALTDDRCILEAGSWSWGALAASFGRFEVPMEVVGPPELAKAFATLSDRYAAAAVSG from the coding sequence ATGTCGAACACGACCACCCGGCTCCTCAGTCTTTTGTCGCTGCTTCAGACCCAGCGCGCATGGCCGGGGTCTCTTCTCGCCAGTCGACTCAGCATCAGTGCCCGGACCGTCCGGCGAGACATCGACCGGCTTCGGGAGATGGGATACAGCATCCACGCCACCATGGGCCCAGATGGTGGCTACCGCCTACAGGCTGGAAGCGAACTCCCCCCGCTGCTCTTCGAAGACGACCAGGCAGTGGCGGTGGCAGTCGCCTTGCAGACCGTCACCACTTCGGGTGTCGGTATCGAGGACGCCGCGATCCGGGCACTGGCCACCATCCGTCAGGTCATGCCGTCGCGACTGCGCCATCGCCTCGATTCGCTCGATATCGTTTCCGTCCCTTCGACTGCAGGTCACGGCCAACCCATGACCGTGTCAGCAGAGCTGCTGATCAGTCTGGCCAACACCATCCGAGTCAGGGAGGTCCTGCGCTTCGACTACGCGCCCCGCGGAGAACCGCAGCCATCAGACATAATTGTTCCGCCGCGCCGAGTAGAGCCGCACCACATCGTCACCGCGCACGGAAAGTGGTACCTCGTCGCGTGGGATCTCGAGCGCAAAGACTGGCGACTGTTCAGCGTCGACCGAATCACACCTCGGATTCCGACTGGTCCGGGTTTCACACCCCGCGAAGTACCCGGCGGCGACCTCAATGAGTTTGTCTCGGCACGATTCAAAGGCTCAGATGTCAACGAATGGCCATGTCGCGGGTCGGTCATCCTCGACATGCCTGTTCGCTCAGTGCTCCCCTTCGCCGGCGACGGCTCGGCTCGCGCCCTCACCGATGACAGATGCATCCTCGAGGCAGGTTCGTGGTCATGGGGCGCCCTCGCTGCTTCCTTCGGGAGGTTCGAGGTGCCGATGGAGGTGGTCGGCCCACCCGAACTGGCCAAGGCGTTTGCGACACTCTCCGATCGCTACGCCGCTGCCGCCGTTTCTGGCTAA
- a CDS encoding VOC family protein: MTIRTTTHLNFRGDARAALEFYSSVFGGHLTINTYADVGMPADVPGSDKVVFGLVTAENGFSIMGYDIPGETNGSIAGGGSTRRENNTTVTDQAMFVSLGADSLEELQTFWDLLVVEATIVEPLAASAWSAGFGMLTDRFGVTWSASVTAA; this comes from the coding sequence ATGACGATCCGGACGACCACCCACCTGAACTTCCGCGGCGACGCCCGAGCGGCGCTGGAGTTCTACAGCTCGGTGTTCGGTGGACACCTCACGATCAACACCTACGCCGATGTCGGCATGCCGGCCGACGTGCCCGGGTCGGACAAGGTCGTTTTTGGGCTCGTCACAGCCGAGAACGGGTTCAGCATCATGGGTTACGACATTCCAGGCGAGACCAATGGTTCGATCGCCGGCGGCGGTTCGACTCGTCGGGAGAACAACACGACGGTGACCGACCAGGCCATGTTCGTGTCGCTCGGTGCGGACTCCCTCGAAGAGTTGCAAACGTTCTGGGATCTCCTCGTGGTCGAGGCCACGATCGTCGAACCGCTCGCGGCATCGGCATGGAGCGCCGGATTCGGCATGCTGACCGATCGTTTCGGCGTCACCTGGAGCGCCAGCGTCACCGCTGCCTGA